A stretch of Cellulosilyticum sp. I15G10I2 DNA encodes these proteins:
- the secD gene encoding protein translocase subunit SecD, translated as MKGKNAKLKGLFSFILMLVIVGGVSYAAYNASMNVGKSQQKAQVERTEEVETEEVETEEAVEESEEGQAEIAEEAETDTSESQISPNKSIKLGLDLQGGVNIVYEPKLDRRPTEDEMTAARTMIQKRLDAKGYTEAEVSLEGNDRIRVDIPGVADPQKAIEEIGAAGMLRFLDQEGNEIVTGKNVVKATPQASQTEIVVSVEMDKEGTALFSEFTKNNIGNPIFIMLDESLLSYATIQAHIADGKGSITGNFTPDAAKDLADGINAGALPFTLEPINSSGIGAKLGMESLNTSLKAGMFGFILILIFMLVMYRICGLAADIALILYIGLVILVLSGMGATLTLPGIAGILLSVGMAVDANVIIFGRIREELTLGRSVPAAVDAGFSKAFSAILDGNVTTLIAAVVLYIFGTGLIKSFATTLGIGIVISMFTALVVTRLILKSFVGMKIKNPALYTAVKKTE; from the coding sequence ATGAAGGGCAAAAACGCTAAGCTTAAAGGCCTTTTTTCTTTCATACTGATGTTAGTTATAGTAGGAGGAGTTAGTTATGCAGCCTATAACGCATCTATGAATGTAGGGAAGAGCCAACAAAAAGCTCAAGTTGAAAGAACAGAAGAAGTAGAAACAGAAGAAGTAGAAACAGAAGAAGCAGTAGAGGAAAGTGAAGAGGGACAAGCTGAAATAGCAGAAGAAGCTGAAACTGATACGAGTGAAAGCCAAATATCTCCTAATAAGTCGATAAAATTAGGATTAGATCTTCAAGGAGGGGTTAACATTGTTTATGAGCCTAAACTTGATAGAAGACCTACAGAAGATGAGATGACAGCTGCTCGTACAATGATTCAAAAGAGATTAGATGCTAAAGGCTATACGGAAGCTGAAGTTTCTCTTGAAGGAAATGATAGGATAAGAGTAGATATTCCAGGTGTAGCAGATCCTCAAAAGGCTATAGAAGAAATTGGAGCAGCAGGGATGCTTAGATTTTTAGACCAAGAGGGCAATGAAATAGTTACAGGTAAAAATGTAGTTAAGGCTACACCACAAGCCAGTCAGACAGAAATAGTAGTTAGCGTTGAAATGGATAAAGAAGGAACAGCTCTATTCTCAGAGTTTACAAAGAACAATATAGGAAATCCTATTTTTATTATGCTTGATGAATCTTTGTTAAGTTATGCTACTATACAGGCACATATTGCAGATGGTAAAGGTAGTATTACAGGGAACTTTACGCCAGATGCTGCAAAAGATCTTGCTGATGGTATTAATGCCGGGGCACTGCCATTTACGCTTGAACCCATTAATTCTAGTGGTATAGGTGCTAAATTAGGTATGGAATCACTTAATACGAGCCTTAAGGCAGGAATGTTTGGATTTATATTAATCCTCATTTTCATGCTTGTTATGTACAGAATATGTGGACTTGCAGCAGATATCGCACTTATTCTTTATATTGGACTTGTTATTTTAGTTTTAAGTGGTATGGGTGCAACGCTGACTTTACCAGGGATTGCAGGGATTTTGCTTTCAGTTGGTATGGCAGTAGATGCAAATGTTATTATTTTTGGACGTATTAGAGAAGAACTCACTCTAGGCCGTAGTGTACCAGCAGCAGTAGATGCTGGCTTTAGCAAGGCATTTAGTGCTATTCTAGATGGTAATGTGACGACACTTATTGCAGCTGTTGTACTTTATATTTTTGGAACAGGACTTATTAAGAGTTTTGCAACGACTTTAGGAATTGGTATTGTGATCTCAATGTTTACAGCACTTGTTGTGACACGACTTATTCTTAAATCTTTTGTAGGTATGAAAATAAAAAATCCAGCATTATATACAGCTGTTAAAAAAACAGAGTAA